In Corythoichthys intestinalis isolate RoL2023-P3 chromosome 4, ASM3026506v1, whole genome shotgun sequence, a genomic segment contains:
- the setd2 gene encoding histone-lysine N-methyltransferase SETD2 isoform X1 has translation MDTLLKSEIRDEGSGASVKVKGLSKAALIKSLSPRVMLSNQLLPKGTKMKVNLEDQTRQKVSFSFSQTKKPLHSIFVIPSSPEKSDTETDTASSQPTIDKGRASDGKKEHKQTCPVPISTEHTSSQVPSFAAKLKIDLAKMHFKKQILSVSVTREKPMSVFRDEKPASNLLVMPKSASNSETKFSSSQHQNPASVSPSDGSRHHSSESQTTSSLKKTTSSSGKEDNSSSYEQDKNVYKRKTRSQTESVSTRTDAEDPTPMSSRRKSSDFKSKTNLESSGKPVTSKSSSRSQGVEKERSLSKRSENHERSSSYTKSDRDSRYTSSRSLRSDKDRRRSRSRSRSRSRSRGSRTSSSHSRSERSRCERASRSERAYYHDSDRRSYRSSPRRDRRRSRSRNDRNRDTSDSEDDHRKTRTRTSESNRSSTYSKSSSYSKSDKTTKSIESSHLSESDKRSQTSSMYERTSKRLSDSDCQRKRSPVLESRHYKASTHHSIDTNKKSNSSSQHTHMDSEKHEHENHPKSSSSHTETDHRTNSQASSSLEETSKEKKTHLLDSKQTTCSTADETSEHDRQSKDIFYSPNDKLIHEASLKPYSVEENIMNCNQERSLTDHQNGELTETQSDKLDGPKLSFEVEKENAPEMNTNDSKVNATLIEVNIEDPLHPQIIANDHLNEAAQILVNSNDGIVCNMNEIEFSQVSKLVINTIDTLATNDTHNSEPQSEQSNVDATSEQAKTIAPLHSDQPYKTETLMTLEQNRENAKKNSPTKKSRWDIVGQDGLDCEDSHETLCAELPKKISEQKMESTKNQSPLVMIGSMQEIETLSTLAQEVMRPEKTVSYDHGEPSDIAGVDNSQKTSLDQPLCNSAATQVNSAATQVNSGALIESWNGNKDEFRDTFPNQVSRGGQSEASDSDNSEYDSDCSEAIKRLHSVVVVPKNSTVTSESHDTGPSSGIQSISDLHTANEVPDVNSHEVQYQVSTQQKLEGVSFHTGTLCQSQSNMIDSTSHLEGSSFTNVSQPYVTGPTNFHQGMSNIMHDLNSSVHHDQLQIQNYVNSRGELLLPQNQQSASVDANDRIGFNPSWSFSQLEQPSSTYQQPDSSHGPSLPQSILPEPFHSVQPHENHSVSWNHQTSDTHVLVCKDNAGQIHPDSLTNDHDDYCGAKPPNLFKPTGDYSGHPGVSSFVQGHEISSNSRCPAMPDPPRENSFKTHRSRGPPKKRRPEIESDSDNEAEAGPTAKKERQGENEAAKETQVKVEVVRPSLTLQQFQDSNRWKEFAKTKRMPPYFDLIEENLYLTERKKSKSHRDIKRMQCECPILPKQDRLQGMMACGEDCLNRLLMIECSSRCLNGHYCSNRRFQMKQHADFEVILTEDKGWGLRAAKDLPSNTFVLEYCGEVLDHKEFKARVKEYARNKNIHYYFMALKNNEIIDATLKGNCSRFMNHSCEPNCETQKWTVNGQLRVGFFTTKAVSAGAELTFDYQFQRYGKEAQKCFCGAPSCRGFLGGENRVSVRAAGGKMKKDRTRKNALTTVDEELEALLENGEGLYDGKQVVSLCRLMVRVETMEQKLTCLKLIHDTQNPSCLKQFLDHHGLSLLWIFMVEISEAKGNCANNIKLQSEIMKTLAVLPISTKNMLEESKVLTFIQRWAETKALPQPVEMDGYSSENTSRAQTPLNTPDASNSKLGAESDKDTSKPAVYRRLKIISENSLDSALSDASKASDGKEEEEEEDDDEEEEATQSAQPDDKQKLDVIDETANEVKETTEEQVKDFKVEKQEEIEMASNVEQQINLKEEKDQAELGEKPCEVKVDMSDEPSKELEVSTKPSEEELTIQAPSETTDMESDQPEVEIQKPEVGSIQIGVPDASAEQPVTDMVAKTETLETDKLSAGPETQPEEPAITVAPPSSDTSEVIVPTDDTPAPTDPPVIETPSQDEEEGVSDVESERSQEPQVSALDISTMAARLLASWKDLKEVYRIPKKTQVEKEANDRSRDRDSNLTPRNTSGSREREREREKERERDRDHDRDWDRERDRERERERDRDRERDRDKTPRSTERRRRRSTSPPSSYERSSRRTEERFDPSKTPRGVGSKERNKLSTEERRKLFEQEVAQREAQKQQQQLQEQQQQQLQTMAYDPALAYASTSGFITYPPGYPLQTFVDPTNPNAGKVLLPTPTADPTLTYEQTTSQRLVSDLGLPSPSSTSQPAPVSNISQHITSANLTPADDPQYAQPAVAAQDSSVSVLSVPAQAVPQVQGQQSYTTLWDPATQQAVTVQTQPTQQYTAAPAQGPTQTAIYYQGQPCQTIYSIPTAYPQTNTPVIQAYSDPAASYLHGQTVYPGHQQNVVVQQGGTVTTIVTSQTVQQEMIVPNNVIDLPPPSPPKPKTIILPPNWKVARDPEGKIYYYHITTRQTQWDPPTWDGSSDTNLDHDSEMDLGTPTYDENPSKFSTKTAEADTSSELAKKSKETFRKEMSQFIVQCLNPYRKPDCKLGRISNTEDFKHLARKLTHGVMNKELKACTNPEDLDCNENVKHKTKEYIKKYMQRFGAVYKPKEDTDVY, from the exons AGACGAAGGAAGTGGTGCCTCG GTAAAGGTGAAGGGTCTTTCTAAGGCAGCTCTCATCAAAAGTCTGTCTCCTAGAGTCATGCTGTCCAACCAACTTTTGCCCAAAGGGACCAAGATGAAGGTCAATCTGGAAGATCAGACTCGTCAGAAAGTGTCCTTCAGCTTCTCACAGACCAAGAAGCCACTTCACAGCATTTTCGTTATCCCTTCCAGTCCTGAAAAGTCTGACACTGAAACTGACACTGCCTCATCCCAGCCAACTATTGACAAAGGAAGGGCCTCCGACGGTAAAAAGGAACATAAGCAGACTTGTCCAGTGCCAATTTCAACGGAACATACATCTTCACAGGTTCCAAGCTTTGCTGCAAAGCTGAAAATTGACTTGGCAAAAATGCATTTCAAGAAGCAAATACTCAGTGTGTCTGTGACAAGAGAAAAACCAATGTCTGTTTTTCGGGACGAGAAACCTGCTTCTAATTTGCTGGTGATGCCAAAATCGGCAAGTAACAGCGAAACCAAATTCTCATCTTCCCAGCATCAGAACCCTGCAAGTGTCTCCCCCTCTGATGGTTCTCGTCATCACTCTTCTGAGAGCCAGACAACCTCGAGTCTCAAGAAAACTACTTCCTCCTCAGGAAAAGAGGATAACAGTTCCAGTTATGAGCAGGataaaaatgtatacaaaaGGAAAACCAGGTCACAAACTGAAAGTGTTTCTACACGAACAGACGCTGAAGATCCAACCCCAATGTCTTCCAGACGCAAATCAAGTGACTTCAAAAGTAAAACAAATTTGGAAAGCAGTGGCAAACCAGTAACATCAAAGTCATCGTCAAGGTCACAAGGGGTAGAAAAAGAAAGGAGTTTATCAAAACGGTCTGAGAATCATGAAAGGTCGTCTAGTTATACAAAATCAGACCGTGATTCTAGATACACATCATCGCGTTCACTACGATCAGACAAAGATCGAAGAAGATCTAGATCCAGGTCTAGATCAAGGTCTAGATCTAGAGGCTCTCGTACCAGTTCATCTCACTCAAGATCAGAGAGATCAAGATGCGAAAGAGCATCACGCTCAGAAAGGGCCTATTATCATGATTCCGATCGTAGATCATACAGGAGTTCTCCACGTAGAGACAGAAGACGATCTCGTTCTCGCAATGACAGAAATCGTGACACTTCAGATTCTGAAGATGACCATCGCAAGACGAGGACAAGGACAAGTGAATCCAATAGATCATCCACCTATTCAAAGTCCTCTTCGTACTCAAAATCTGACAAAACAACTAAATCTATAGAATCGTCACATTTGTCAGAGTCAGATAAAAGAAGTCAAACCTCATCCATGTATGAAAGGACTTCAAAGCGGCTGTCAGACTCTGACTGCCAGCGCAAACGCTCTCCAGTTTTAGAATCAAGGCATTATAAAGCTAGCACCCATCATTCAATAGATACCAACAAAAAATCAAATTCCTCTTCTCAACATACCCACATGGATAGTGAAAAACATGAACATGAAAATCACCCAAAAAGCAGCTCTAGTCACACTGAGACTGATCATAGGACAAATTCTCAGGCAAGTTCTAGTTTGGAGGAAACATCTAAAGAAAAGAAAACTCATCTGCTTGATTCTAAACAGACAACCTGCTCAACTGCAGATGAAACCAGTGAACATGATAGACAATCAAAAGACATATTTTATAGCCCCAATGACAAACTAATACATGAAGCTTCTCTAAAACCCTATTCAGTAGAAGAAAATATTATGAACTGTAATCAAGAGAGAAGTCTGACTGACCACCAGAATGGTGAATTGACAGAAACACAATCTGACAAATTAGATGGACCAAAATTAAGTTTTGAAGTGGAGAAAGAAAATGCACCAGAAATGAATACAAACGACAGCAAAGTAAATGCCACCCTAATAGAAGTAAATATTGAGGATCCTCTTCATCCTCAAATCATAGCAAATGATCATTTAAACGAAGCTGCTCAAATTTTAGTAAATAGTAATGATGGCATAGTATGCAACATGAACGAAATTGAATTTTCCCAAGTGTCAAAGCTTGTAATTAATACAATTGATACACTTGCCACAAATGACACTCATAACTCTGAACCACAAAGTGAACAAAGTAATGTTGATGCTACTTCTGAGCAGGCCAAAACAATTGCACCACTGCATTCAGACCAACCATATAAAACTGAGACTCTGATGACTCTTGAACAAAACAGAGAGAACGCTAAAAAGAACAGTCCAACTAAAAAGTCTCGATGGGATATCGTTGGGCAGGATGGCCTAGATTGTGAAGATTCACATGAGACACTTTGTGCTGAACTACCCAAAAAGATCTCTGAACAAAAAATGGAGTCAACCAAAAATCAAAGTCCTCTAGTAATGATTGGGAGCATGCAGGAAATTGAAACACTTTCCACACTTGCGCAAGAGGTGATGAGGCCAGAGAAGACGGTGAGTTACGACCATGGGGAGCCTTCCGATATCGCTGGTGTAGACAATTCTCAAAAAACAAGCTTAGACCAGCCTCTGTGCAACAGTGCCGCAACACAGGTCAACAGTGCCGCTACACAGGTCAACAGTGGTGCACTGATTGAGAGCTGGAATGGAAACAAGGATGAATTTAGAGACACTTTTCCCAATCAGGTAAGCAGAGGAGGACAGAGTGAGGCTAGTGATAGTGACAACTCTGAGTATGACTCTGATTGCAGTGAGGCAATAAAACGATTGCACTCTGTGGTGGTTGTGCCAAAGAATTCTACTGTAACAAGTGAGTCGCATGACACTGGACCCTCCTCAGGCATTCAAAGTATCTCAGACCTCCACACTGCTAATGAAGTGCCCGACGTGAATAGTCATGAAGTTCAATATCAAGTAAGcactcaacaaaaactagagggTGTTTCTTTCCACACTGGTACTCTTTGTCAATCTCAGAGTAATatgattgacagcactagtcacTTAGAGGGATCCAGCTTTACTAATGTTTCACAGCCGTATGTGACTGGTCCTACCAATTTTCACCAAGGTATGTCTAATATCATGCACGACCTAAACAGTTCTGTCCATCACGACCAACTTCAAATCCAGAATTATGTTAACAGCAGAGGTGAACTGTTGCTCCCTCAAAACCAACAATCTGCCAGTGTTGATGCCAATGACAGGATTGGATTTAACCCAAGTTGGAGTTTTTCACAGTTAGAACAGCCCAGTAGTACATATCAACAGCCGGACAGCAGTCATGGACCATCATTACCCCAATCTATACTTCCAGAACCCTTCCATAGCGTCCAGCCGCATGAAAACCACAGTGTCTCGTGGAACCACCAGACCTCAGACACACACGTCCTTGTTTGTAAGGATAATGCAGGTCAAATCCACCCGGACTCACTCACTAATGATCATGATGACTACTGCGGAGCTAAACCACCCAATCTTTTCAAACCAACTGGTGACTACAGTGGACATCCTGGAGTGtcaagttttgtacaaggtcatGAGATAAGCAGCAACAGCAGGTGCCCAGCCATGCCTGACCCCCCGAGGGAAAATAGCTTTAAGACGCACAGAAGCAGAGGCCCTCCCAAGAAACGACGGCCAGAGATCGAGTCGGATTCGGACAATGAGGCTGAAGCCGGACCTACTGCCAAAAAAGAGCGGCAAGGAGAAAATGAAGCTGCTAAAGAAACTCAAGTCAAAGTTGAGGTAGTCCGTCCGTCGCTCACGTTACAGCAATTTCAAGACTCAAATCGATGGAAAGAGTTTGCCAAGACAAAGAGGATGCCCCCTTATTTTGACCTGATAGAAGAGAATCTGTACTTAACTGAGCG AAAGAAGAGCAAATCTCACCGTGATATCAAGAGGATGCAGTGTGAGTGCCCAATACTACCCAAACAAGACCGTTTACAGGGCATGATGGCGTGTGGGGAGGACTGTTTAAATCGTCTGCTGATGATTGAATG CTCCTCACGGTGCTTGAATGGGCACTATTGCTCAAACCGACGCTTTCAAATGAAGCAACATGCAGACTTCGAAGTCATCCTCACCGAAGACAAGGGCTGGGGTCTACGTGCGGCTAAGGACTTGCCATC AAACACATTTGTGCTTGAATACTGTGGGGAAGTGTTGGACCACAAAGAGTTCAAAGCAAGAGTGAAAGAATATGCACGCAACAAGAACATACATTACTACTTCATGGCACTAAAGAATAATGAG ATCATCGATGCAACACTTAAGGGTAATTGTTCTCGGTTTATGAACCATAGCTGCGAGCCCAATTGTGAGACCCAAAAG TGGACGGTCAATGGCCAGCTTAGAGTTGGGTTCTTCACCACCAAGGCTGTTAGTGCAGGAGCTGAGCTGACATTTGATTACCAGTTTCAGAGATATGG GAAAGAAGCCCAGAAGTGCTTTTGTGGAGCCCCCAGCTGCAGAGGCTTCCTGGGAGGGGAGAACAGAGTCAGTGTCCGAGCAGCTGGAGGGAAGATGAAGAAAGACCGAACTCGAAAGAACGCTCTTACAACA GTTGATGAGGAACTGGAAGCGTTGCTTGAGAATGGCGAAGGGCTTTATGACGGGAAACAAGTCGTGTCCTTGTGTAGACTTATGGTTCGCGTGGAAACCATGGAGCAGAAACTCACCTGTCTCAAGCTCATACAT GACACACAGAATCCGTCATGTTTGAAGCAGTTCTTAGATCATCACGGCTTGTCCTTGCTTTGGATCTTCATGGTGGAGATTTCTGAAGCCAAGGGCAATTGTGCCAATAACATCAAACTACAATCGGAA ATTATGAAGACTCTGGCTGTGCTACCCATCTCCACAAAGAACATGCTGGAAGAGAGTAAAGTCCTGACCTTTATTCAGCGATGGGCTGAAACAAAAGCGCTCCCTCAGCCCGTTGAGATGGATGGTTATTCCAGCGAGAACACGTCTCGTGCTCAAACGCCCCTCAACACTCCTGATGCTTCCAACTCCAAATTGGGAGCAGAATCTGACAAGGACACTTCGAAACctgctgtttacagacgtcttaAAATCATCAGCGAAAACAGTCTGGACAGCGCACTCTCCGATGCCAGCAAAGCATCTGATGGcaaggaggaagaagaggaagaaGATGATGACGAAGAGGAAGAAGCTACTCAAAGTGCGCAGCCTGATGACAAACAGAAGTTAGATGTTATCGATGAAACTGCTAATGAAGTGAAAGAAACAACAGAAGAGCAGGTGAAAGATTTCAAAGTAGAGAAACAGGAAGAGATAGAAATGGCTTCAAATGTTGAACAACAAATTAATCTTAAAGAGGAAAAAGACCAAGCGGAGTTGGGCGAGAAGCCGTGTGAGGTAAAAGTGGACATGAGTGATGAACCAAGTAAGGAACTTGAGGTATCTACCAAACCAAGTGAAGAAGAGCTTACCATTCAGGCACCATCAGAAACAACAGATATGGAAAGTGACCAGCCTGAAGTTGAGATTCAGAAACCGGAGGTTGGATCAATCCAAATAGGTGTTCCTGATGCTTCAGCTGAACAGCCGGTTACGGACATGGTAGCCAAGACAGAAACACTGGAGACTGATAAGCTGTCTGCTGGCCCTGAGACTCAACCAGAAGAACCTGCCATCACTGTTGCTCCTCCAAGCTCTGACACATCCGAGGTCATTGTGCCCACTGATGACACACCAGCACCTACGGATCCTCCAGTGATAGAAACACCTTCCCAGGATGAAGAGGAAGGTGTTTCCGATGTGGAGAGTGAGCGTAGCCAGGAGCCCCAGGTCAGTGCTTTGGACATTAGCACTATGGCCGCCAGGCTTTTGGCAAGCTGGAAGGATCTCAAG GAGGTGTACAGAATACCAAAGAAGACTCAAGTTGAGAAAGAAGCAAATG ATCGAAGTCGAGATCGTGACTCAAATTTGACTCCACGCAACACCTCTGGTAGTCGAGAACGGGAAAGGGAACGTGAAAAGGAACGGGAAAGGGACAGAGACCATGACCGAGATTGGGACAGGGAGCGAGACAGAGAAAGGGAGAGAGAAAGAGATCGTGACAGGGAGCGCGATCGAGACAAAACTCCACGCAGCACCGAGAGACGGAGGCGAAGGTCCACATCCCCACCCTCTTCCTATGAGCGGAGCAGCCGACGCACTGAGGAGCG GTTTGACCCATCAAAGACACCGAGGGGAGTTGGCAGCAAGGAGCGCAACAAGCTGTCTACAGAGGAGCGCAGGAAGCTGTTTGAACAGGAGGTCGCTCAACGAGAAGCCCagaaacagcagcagcagcttcaggagcagcagcagcagcaactcCAAACTATGGCCTACGACCCCGCGTTGGCCTATGCCTCCACTTCTGGCTTCATCACCTACCCACCCGGATACCCCCTGCAGACATTTGTGGATCCCACCAACCCCAATGCAGGCAAAGTACTACTACCCACGCCGACAGCTGACCCCACCTTGACCTATGAACAGACTACTTCCCAAAGACTTGTCTCAGATCTTGGGCTTCCATCGCCATCATCAACTTCACAACCCGCTCCTGTTTCTAATATCTCTCAGCACATCACCTCCGCCAACCTCACCCCTGCTGACGACCCGCAATACGCCCAGCCTGCCGTCGCAGCCCAGGACTCGAGCGTGTCTGTCCTCTCCGTGCCTGCCCAGGCGGTGCCTCAGGTCCAGGGCCAGCAGAGCTACACCACTCTATGGGACCCCGCCACCCAGCAGGCAGTGACCGTGCAGACGCAGCCGACGCAGCAGTACACCGCGGCCCCGGCGCAGGGTCCCACGCAAACGGCCATCTACTACCAAGGGCAGCCGTGCCAAACTATCTATAGCATCCCTACTGCATACCCTCAGACCAACACTCCAGTCATTCAG GCATACTCTGACCCTGCAGCCAGCTACCTACATGGGCAAACAGTGTATCCTGGACATCAGCAGAATGTGGTGGTGCAGCAGGGAGGCACAGTCACCACCATCGTTACTTCACAAACTGTCCAGCAG GAAATGATCGTACCCAACAATGTGATAGATCTGCCCCCTCCTTCTCCCCCAAAACCCAAAACTATCATTCTACCTCCGAACTGGAAAGTGGCCCGGGACCCTGAAGGAAAAATCTACTATTATCATATTACAACAAG GCAAACTCAGTGGGATCCTCCTACCTGGGACGGAAGTAGTGATACCAATCTGGACCACGACTCTGAGATGGACCTCGGTACTCCCACTTATGACGAGAACCCTTCCAAG ttCTCAACCAAAACAGCTGAAGCAGACACTTCCAGTGAATTGGCAAAAAAGAGTAAAGAGACATTCCGCAAAGAG ATGTCCCAGTTCATTGTGCAATGTTTAAATCCTTATCGGAAACCAGACTGCAAACTCGGCCGCATCAGCAACACGGAGGACTTCAAACACCTAGCAAGAAAG CTAACCCACGGCGTCATGAACAAGGAACTGAAGGCGTGCACCAACCCAGAGGACCTGGACTGCAACGAGAACGTCAAGCACAAGACCAAGGAGTACATCAAGAAGTACATGCAGCGCTTCGGCGCCGTGTACAAACCCAAGGAGGACACCGACGTCTACTGA